In Oleiharenicola lentus, the following are encoded in one genomic region:
- a CDS encoding SGNH/GDSL hydrolase family protein, whose translation MTSPAAASLPTAPLLLFQGDSITDAGRDRNRPAPNDAAGLGAGYVTRIAGVLLGRHPRAGWRLVNRGVSGDRVVDLLARWPRDTLHLQPDLVSVLVGVNDTWHAYNHHNGVSVARYEEIYRLLLRDVRAARPQCRLVLGEPFALPGGEFAAEWMPELRERSVVVRRLAQEFGAAFVAYQTCFDAALAEYTAAELAPDGVHPSPLGHELMAQAWLAAVGI comes from the coding sequence ATGACTTCTCCCGCTGCAGCATCGCTACCCACCGCTCCGCTGCTCCTGTTCCAGGGCGACTCGATCACCGATGCCGGTCGCGACCGCAACCGTCCCGCGCCGAACGACGCGGCGGGGCTGGGCGCGGGCTACGTGACGCGGATTGCGGGCGTGCTGCTCGGCCGGCATCCGCGCGCGGGTTGGCGGCTGGTCAATCGCGGCGTGAGCGGAGATCGCGTCGTCGATCTGCTGGCGCGCTGGCCGCGCGATACGCTCCATCTGCAACCCGATCTTGTCAGCGTGCTAGTCGGGGTGAATGACACTTGGCACGCCTACAACCATCACAACGGCGTCAGTGTCGCGCGCTACGAGGAGATTTACCGTCTGCTCCTGCGCGATGTGCGCGCGGCGCGTCCGCAGTGCCGGCTGGTGCTCGGCGAGCCCTTTGCCCTGCCCGGTGGCGAGTTCGCGGCCGAATGGATGCCGGAGTTGCGTGAACGCAGCGTCGTCGTGCGCCGGCTCGCGCAGGAATTTGGCGCCGCCTTTGTCGCCTATCAGACGTGCTTCGATGCCGCGCTCGCGGAATACACGGCCGCTGAGCTGGCGCCGGACGGCGTCCATCCGTCGCCGCTCGGCCACGAATTGATGGC
- a CDS encoding glycoside hydrolase family 27 protein, producing MKKILLILLALGALTPAIAQKFKGLALTPPMGWNSWNNFEEKINEDLIKQTADAMVANGMRDAGYVYIVIDDTWSMKQRDANGNLVPDPVKFPSGMKALGDYLHARGFKFGIYSDAGPRTCADYPGSWGHEFQDARLFASWGVDYLKYDWCNHGTADPKDAYMRMRDALYAAGRPVVLAICEWGENKPWEWGAEIGHLWRTTWDIYDSYNGTSLGSSGWKRTLDSQYNNIRTNGDNGINKFAGPDGWNDPDMLEVGNPGLTYAESRAHFALWCMVAAPLIAGNDVRAQKPEITALLTHKGALAIDQDPLGKQGYRALSEPEKNIEVWIKELSNGELAACVLNTGAVAADLTVEWGRFWTVTGQYTITDVWTGKAAGDTRQPSVFHLESHDVALLRLKPLQP from the coding sequence ATGAAAAAAATCCTCCTGATCCTGCTCGCGCTCGGCGCGCTCACTCCGGCGATCGCCCAGAAATTCAAGGGCCTCGCGCTCACTCCGCCCATGGGTTGGAACTCCTGGAATAACTTCGAGGAGAAGATCAACGAGGACCTTATCAAGCAGACTGCCGATGCGATGGTCGCCAACGGCATGCGCGATGCGGGCTACGTCTACATTGTCATCGACGACACCTGGTCGATGAAACAACGCGACGCCAACGGCAACCTCGTGCCCGATCCGGTGAAATTCCCCAGTGGCATGAAAGCGCTGGGCGATTACCTGCACGCGCGCGGCTTCAAGTTCGGCATCTACTCCGACGCCGGCCCGCGCACTTGCGCGGATTATCCCGGCAGCTGGGGCCACGAGTTTCAGGACGCGCGGCTCTTCGCCTCATGGGGCGTCGATTACCTGAAATACGACTGGTGCAACCACGGCACTGCCGACCCGAAGGACGCCTACATGCGCATGCGCGACGCGCTTTACGCCGCGGGCCGCCCCGTCGTGCTGGCCATCTGCGAATGGGGTGAGAACAAACCCTGGGAATGGGGCGCGGAGATCGGCCATCTCTGGCGCACGACGTGGGACATCTACGATTCCTACAACGGCACCTCGCTTGGCAGCTCCGGCTGGAAGCGCACGCTCGACAGTCAATACAACAACATCCGCACCAACGGCGACAACGGCATCAACAAATTCGCCGGCCCCGACGGCTGGAATGACCCCGACATGCTCGAAGTCGGCAACCCAGGCCTGACCTACGCCGAATCGCGCGCGCATTTCGCGCTCTGGTGCATGGTCGCCGCGCCGCTCATCGCCGGCAACGATGTCCGCGCCCAGAAGCCGGAGATCACCGCACTCCTCACGCACAAGGGCGCTCTCGCCATCGACCAGGATCCGCTCGGCAAGCAAGGCTACCGCGCGCTCTCCGAGCCCGAGAAAAACATCGAGGTCTGGATCAAGGAACTCTCCAACGGCGAACTCGCCGCCTGCGTGCTCAACACCGGCGCCGTCGCTGCTGACCTCACCGTCGAGTGGGGTCGCTTTTGGACCGTCACCGGGCAATACACCATCACCGACGTGTGGACCGGCAAGGCGGCGGGCGACACGCGCCAGCCCTCGGTTTTCCACCTCGAATCGCACGACGTCGCCCTGCTGCGTTTGAAACCGCTCCAACCCTGA
- a CDS encoding amidohydrolase family protein has product MNKPLLTLLAGVFLAGASFGAEPEFDRLLLKNYHPVSLYRIQQTLVRRAAVPVIDMHSHSFFVQNDAEIRRWVQLMDEANIERTIVLTGESGPAFDALVARFAPFKNRFELWCGFDYTGIEEPGYGPAAAAELERCMRMGARGVGEESDKGLGLVRAIPGRPLPKPVHPADPRLDPLWEKCAELGLPVNLHVADPIWMYHPLDEKNEGIPNAAIWKIGSEPERIDLNGMIGQLEETLRRHPRTTIIACHLANLDYDLTRLDGLLARYPNLYADLAGRLAETAAIPRTAAAFIEKHRDRLFYGTDMELTPEMYQMTFRILETTDEHFYGVDQFCYVWNLSGFGLRRETLEKLYRTNALELMHRLQPANYPAPPAKP; this is encoded by the coding sequence ATGAACAAGCCCCTTCTCACTCTCCTTGCCGGCGTTTTCCTCGCCGGAGCGTCGTTCGGTGCCGAGCCGGAGTTCGACCGCTTGCTGCTGAAAAACTATCATCCGGTGTCGCTCTACCGCATCCAGCAGACGTTGGTGCGCCGCGCCGCCGTGCCGGTGATCGACATGCACTCGCATTCGTTCTTCGTGCAAAACGACGCGGAAATCCGCCGCTGGGTGCAGCTGATGGACGAGGCCAACATCGAGCGCACCATCGTGCTCACGGGCGAAAGCGGCCCGGCGTTCGATGCGCTGGTCGCTCGCTTTGCGCCGTTCAAGAACCGCTTCGAGCTGTGGTGCGGTTTCGATTACACCGGAATCGAGGAGCCTGGCTACGGCCCGGCGGCGGCGGCGGAACTCGAACGCTGCATGCGCATGGGCGCGCGCGGCGTCGGCGAGGAAAGCGACAAAGGCCTCGGCCTCGTGCGCGCCATCCCGGGCCGTCCGCTGCCGAAGCCCGTGCATCCCGCGGACCCGCGGCTCGATCCCCTCTGGGAGAAATGTGCGGAACTCGGCCTGCCGGTGAATCTGCACGTGGCTGATCCGATCTGGATGTATCATCCGCTCGACGAGAAAAACGAGGGCATCCCCAACGCCGCGATCTGGAAGATCGGCTCCGAGCCCGAACGCATCGACTTGAACGGCATGATCGGCCAGCTTGAGGAGACGCTGCGCCGCCATCCGCGCACGACCATCATCGCCTGCCATCTGGCGAACCTCGATTACGATCTCACGCGACTCGACGGTCTGCTGGCCCGTTATCCGAATCTCTATGCCGACCTCGCGGGCCGGCTCGCGGAGACGGCGGCGATCCCGCGCACGGCGGCGGCGTTCATCGAGAAGCATCGCGACCGGCTCTTCTACGGCACCGACATGGAGCTGACGCCCGAGATGTATCAGATGACGTTCCGCATCCTGGAGACGACCGACGAGCATTTCTACGGCGTCGATCAGTTCTGTTACGTGTGGAATCTCTCCGGCTTCGGCCTGCGCCGGGAGACGCTCGAGAAACTCTACCGCACGAACGCGCTCGAGCTCATGCACCGACTCCAGCCGGCCAACTACCCAGCGCCGCCCGCGAAACCCTGA
- a CDS encoding nucleotidyltransferase family protein: MDSKSFDLVILAAGMGSRFGGLKQVQPVGPAGELIIEYSVFDALRAGFDRVVFVIRREIEDEFRATIGRRLERRIAVDYVFQDLADVPVSSAAFAARAKPWGTAHAVWVARKAVSRPFAVINADDFYGAAGYRVLAGHFTRPGSGYALVGYQLRQTLSEHGAVSRGVCRVGADDRLQQITEITNIEAAAGGARYVDAAGAVQRLTGDEIVSMNFWGFTPAVFGQIETMLAEFLRTRGADPKAEFYLPTTLSALNERGAARIELLRSPEAWFGLTYRQDLAAAQTAISELIRTGRYPAPLWGAV; this comes from the coding sequence ATGGACAGCAAATCCTTCGATCTCGTCATCCTCGCTGCGGGGATGGGCAGCCGCTTCGGCGGACTCAAGCAGGTGCAGCCCGTCGGTCCGGCGGGCGAACTGATCATCGAATACTCGGTGTTCGATGCGTTGCGCGCGGGCTTCGATCGCGTGGTGTTCGTCATCCGGAGGGAAATCGAGGACGAGTTCCGCGCCACCATCGGCCGCCGCCTCGAGCGGCGCATCGCGGTGGACTACGTTTTTCAGGATCTCGCCGATGTTCCGGTATCGTCCGCCGCGTTTGCCGCGCGCGCGAAACCTTGGGGCACGGCGCACGCGGTCTGGGTGGCGCGGAAGGCGGTCTCGCGTCCCTTCGCGGTGATCAACGCCGACGATTTCTACGGTGCCGCGGGCTATCGGGTGCTGGCGGGGCATTTTACGCGGCCGGGTTCGGGTTATGCGCTGGTCGGCTATCAACTGCGCCAGACGCTGTCCGAGCACGGCGCGGTCAGTCGTGGCGTTTGCCGGGTCGGCGCAGATGACCGTCTGCAGCAAATCACCGAGATCACGAACATCGAAGCCGCCGCCGGTGGCGCGCGCTATGTGGATGCCGCGGGCGCAGTGCAGCGGCTGACCGGCGACGAGATCGTGTCGATGAACTTCTGGGGCTTCACGCCGGCGGTGTTTGGGCAGATCGAAACGATGCTGGCGGAGTTTCTGCGGACGCGTGGCGCCGACCCGAAGGCCGAGTTTTATCTTCCGACTACGCTCAGTGCCTTGAACGAGCGCGGAGCCGCACGTATCGAGTTGCTGCGCAGTCCCGAGGCGTGGTTCGGGCTCACGTATCGGCAGGATCTGGCCGCGGCGCAGACGGCGATCAGCGAACTGATCCGGACCGGACGTTATCCCGCGCCGTTGTGGGGCGCGGTGTGA
- a CDS encoding SGNH/GDSL hydrolase family protein, producing the protein MLVWLAPTLSGSVRAATHWVGTWGTSPGLRLGSAAEMQKEGFLFHDETLRQAVRISLGGEEFRLCLSNAYNPEPVTLDAVHLARRDRGSRLLPGSDRVVTFGGRTAITLTPNARVLSDPILLTAPAGAELLVSLHVAGRSFGGGVHYDTLQAVYAVRGDRTAAEIFPDDARKVTGWVFLSGLSVRAPARASAIVLLGDSLTDGACSTFDANRRWPDQFADRLNAAGRGRGVVNAGISGNCLLTDPARWLSDGENALARLERDVFAAPGVSALLVLEGTNDIGTHAVDPARVGALIAALQQIAARGHERGLKVYVGTLLPFSGAGYFSAEKEAQRQALNAWIRASTCFDGVVDFDQIIRDPTHPERLRAEYDSGDHLHANDAGYAAMARAVPLDWFK; encoded by the coding sequence GTGCTGGTGTGGCTGGCTCCGACGTTGAGCGGCTCGGTGCGCGCGGCGACACACTGGGTCGGCACTTGGGGCACGAGTCCCGGGCTGCGACTCGGGAGCGCGGCGGAAATGCAGAAGGAGGGCTTCCTGTTCCATGACGAAACGCTGCGGCAGGCGGTGCGCATTTCGCTCGGCGGTGAAGAATTCCGCCTGTGCCTGTCCAACGCCTACAATCCGGAGCCGGTGACGCTCGACGCCGTGCATCTCGCGCGTCGCGACCGCGGGAGCCGATTGCTGCCTGGATCGGATCGCGTGGTGACGTTCGGTGGGCGGACCGCAATCACGCTCACGCCCAACGCGCGCGTGCTCAGCGATCCGATCCTGCTCACGGCGCCGGCCGGTGCGGAGCTGCTGGTCAGCCTCCACGTGGCCGGTCGGTCGTTCGGGGGCGGCGTGCACTACGATACACTGCAGGCCGTTTACGCGGTGCGCGGCGACCGGACCGCAGCGGAAATTTTTCCGGACGATGCGCGCAAGGTTACCGGCTGGGTTTTTCTCTCCGGTCTCAGCGTGCGCGCTCCGGCGCGCGCTTCGGCCATCGTGCTGCTTGGCGATTCGCTGACCGACGGCGCGTGCTCGACCTTCGATGCGAATCGCCGCTGGCCGGACCAATTCGCGGATCGGTTGAATGCGGCCGGTCGGGGGCGCGGGGTGGTGAACGCGGGTATCAGCGGCAATTGCCTGCTGACCGATCCCGCGCGCTGGTTGTCCGATGGGGAAAACGCACTCGCGCGTCTGGAGCGCGATGTCTTCGCCGCCCCCGGAGTGTCGGCGCTGCTGGTGCTGGAGGGCACCAACGACATCGGCACACACGCCGTCGATCCGGCACGCGTCGGTGCCTTGATCGCCGCCTTGCAGCAGATCGCGGCGCGTGGCCACGAGCGCGGCCTCAAGGTTTATGTCGGCACGTTGCTGCCGTTTTCCGGGGCGGGCTATTTCTCCGCGGAGAAGGAGGCGCAGCGTCAGGCGCTGAATGCCTGGATCCGCGCCAGCACCTGCTTCGATGGAGTCGTGGACTTCGATCAGATCATTCGCGATCCGACGCATCCCGAGCGGCTGCGCGCGGAATACGATTCCGGCGATCATCTCCACGCCAACGACGCCGGCTACGCCGCGATGGCGCGGGCCGTGCCGCTCGACTGGTTCAAGTGA
- a CDS encoding aminoglycoside phosphotransferase family protein yields the protein MSDRNASLVELAAVSAAFPLHGKFVSGALYGSGHINDTFAVTFDQAGTTVRYILQRVNHRIFKNVPALMDNIQRVTAHTARRTAAGEDGARRALTLLPARTGEPYHRDAAGAYWRCYLFIEKAATYDLVRDAHQASEAAAAVGQFQHLLVDLPGERLRETIPHFHDTPRRFATLRAAVERNPHGRAAAAAAEIEFALAREPIVGRLLALHAAGQMPERITHNDTKFNNVMLDDATGRALCVIDLDTVMPGLALYDFGDMVRSATNSTAEDDPEPRNVRMRMEIFEGLVSGYLSAAGAFLNPTERAHLAFSGRLITFEIGIRFLTDFLEGDVYFKTKHPRHNLDRCRNQFALVRSIEEQEAAMQTVVDKMRPGR from the coding sequence ATGTCTGATCGCAACGCCTCTCTCGTCGAACTTGCTGCCGTCTCCGCCGCGTTCCCGCTCCACGGGAAATTCGTCTCGGGCGCACTTTACGGCAGCGGCCACATCAACGACACCTTCGCCGTCACCTTCGACCAGGCGGGCACCACCGTGCGCTACATTCTGCAGCGCGTGAATCACCGGATCTTCAAGAACGTGCCCGCGCTGATGGACAACATCCAGCGCGTGACCGCGCACACTGCACGTCGCACCGCCGCAGGCGAGGACGGTGCGCGCCGGGCGCTGACACTCCTGCCGGCCCGCACCGGTGAGCCCTATCACCGGGATGCTGCGGGTGCTTACTGGCGCTGCTATCTCTTCATCGAGAAGGCGGCGACCTACGACCTCGTGCGCGACGCGCACCAGGCGAGTGAAGCCGCGGCGGCAGTGGGACAATTCCAGCATCTGCTCGTCGATCTCCCCGGCGAGCGGTTGCGCGAGACGATTCCTCATTTTCACGACACGCCTAGGCGCTTCGCCACGCTGCGCGCCGCCGTTGAGCGGAATCCGCACGGTCGCGCTGCGGCCGCCGCCGCAGAAATCGAGTTCGCGCTCGCGCGCGAGCCGATCGTGGGCCGGCTGCTGGCGTTGCACGCGGCGGGACAGATGCCGGAGCGCATCACGCACAACGACACGAAATTCAATAACGTCATGCTCGACGACGCGACCGGACGCGCGCTGTGCGTGATCGATCTCGACACCGTGATGCCCGGCCTCGCGCTCTACGATTTCGGTGACATGGTGCGCTCGGCGACCAACTCCACGGCGGAGGACGATCCCGAGCCGCGCAACGTCCGGATGCGCATGGAAATTTTCGAGGGTCTGGTCTCGGGCTACCTCTCGGCGGCCGGTGCGTTTCTCAATCCGACGGAGCGCGCGCACCTCGCGTTCTCGGGCCGACTCATCACGTTCGAGATCGGCATCCGCTTCCTGACCGACTTTCTCGAGGGCGACGTTTACTTCAAGACGAAGCACCCGCGCCACAATCTCGATCGTTGCCGCAACCAGTTCGCGCTCGTGCGCAGCATCGAGGAACAGGAGGCGGCAATGCAGACCGTGGTGGATAAAATGCGCCCCGGACGCTGA
- a CDS encoding DMT family transporter, whose translation MNAAANPSRWWFYYAVLTMAAWGVWGALIDTTARAGFPEALGYIVWTFTLLPPALFALWRAGWKVERDAVSVTLGLLAGVLGASGQLVLFKVLRLAPAYLVFPIVSLSPVVTVALAFLLLRERVARKDWVGIGLSLVAGALLAYTPPAGGASGAGWLLLTLFVFLTWGVQGYVISHANRRMSAESIFFYMVVGSLPFLPVACRMVDGHQPINWGLSGFWAAVGIQSLNSIGALLLVYAFRYGKAMVVAPLINAGAPVMTVFLSLLLYRTVPNWVNLVGIAAALIATLIMALTPEPTAPPAQTKAP comes from the coding sequence ATGAATGCTGCGGCAAATCCTTCGCGTTGGTGGTTCTACTATGCGGTGCTGACCATGGCGGCGTGGGGCGTCTGGGGCGCGTTGATCGACACGACGGCGCGCGCCGGGTTTCCGGAGGCGTTGGGCTACATCGTGTGGACCTTTACGCTGCTTCCGCCTGCGCTTTTCGCGCTGTGGCGCGCGGGTTGGAAGGTCGAGCGCGATGCGGTTTCCGTGACGCTGGGCCTGCTGGCCGGCGTGCTCGGGGCGAGCGGACAACTGGTGTTGTTCAAAGTGCTGCGGCTTGCGCCGGCTTATCTGGTTTTCCCGATCGTCTCGCTCTCGCCGGTCGTGACGGTGGCCCTGGCGTTTCTGCTCCTGCGTGAGCGCGTGGCGCGCAAGGACTGGGTCGGCATCGGGTTGTCGCTCGTGGCCGGCGCGTTGCTAGCTTACACACCGCCCGCGGGCGGGGCGAGCGGCGCCGGCTGGCTGTTGCTCACCCTGTTCGTCTTCCTGACGTGGGGTGTGCAGGGCTACGTGATTTCGCACGCCAACCGTCGAATGAGTGCCGAAAGCATTTTCTTCTACATGGTCGTGGGCAGTCTCCCGTTCCTGCCTGTGGCGTGTCGGATGGTCGATGGACACCAGCCTATCAATTGGGGGCTGAGTGGTTTCTGGGCAGCCGTCGGCATTCAAAGCCTAAACTCCATCGGTGCGCTGCTGCTCGTCTATGCCTTCCGCTACGGCAAGGCGATGGTGGTCGCGCCGCTGATCAACGCCGGTGCGCCGGTCATGACGGTTTTTCTGTCGCTGCTGCTTTATCGCACCGTGCCGAACTGGGTGAACCTCGTCGGCATCGCCGCCGCCCTGATCGCGACCCTGATCATGGCCCTCACTCCCGAGCCGACGGCGCCGCCCGCCCAGACGAAAGCCCCGTAA
- a CDS encoding polysaccharide deacetylase family protein, producing MKIVQCWDDGVVDDIRLCALLRTRGARATFNLNPGLHGARRGHDWIYQHTKVVQRLALGELCETYQGFTIANHTLTHPFPSRLSLAEWRREVSDGRKQLQDHFQQEVRGFAYPYGEHDAALAEVLRETGHCYARTCLNATPCLPARDDFILATDCHHADPAFWERYEAAKAARSPVFYFWGHSYELMTEADWAGFDAKLQRINADPEVRWADLPELFPSSAPQRSAP from the coding sequence ATGAAGATTGTTCAATGTTGGGATGACGGTGTCGTCGACGACATCCGCCTGTGCGCACTACTGCGCACACGTGGCGCGCGCGCGACCTTCAATCTCAACCCCGGCCTGCACGGCGCCCGGCGCGGACATGATTGGATTTACCAGCATACGAAGGTCGTGCAGCGACTGGCGCTCGGCGAACTGTGCGAGACCTATCAGGGATTCACAATCGCCAACCACACCCTCACGCATCCGTTTCCGTCCCGGCTGTCGCTCGCCGAATGGCGTCGCGAGGTGAGCGACGGGCGGAAGCAGCTACAGGATCACTTCCAGCAGGAGGTGCGCGGCTTCGCTTATCCCTACGGCGAGCACGATGCCGCTTTGGCGGAGGTCCTCCGCGAGACCGGACACTGCTACGCTCGCACCTGTCTCAACGCCACGCCTTGTCTGCCCGCGCGCGACGATTTCATTTTGGCGACCGATTGCCACCATGCCGACCCGGCGTTCTGGGAACGCTATGAGGCCGCAAAGGCCGCGCGTTCGCCGGTGTTCTACTTCTGGGGCCACAGCTACGAGCTAATGACCGAAGCGGACTGGGCCGGTTTCGATGCGAAGCTGCAACGGATCAACGCCGACCCGGAGGTCCGCTGGGCCGACCTGCCTGAGCTTTTCCCTTCTTCCGCCCCCCAACGCTCAGCCCCCTGA
- a CDS encoding hydroxyacid dehydrogenase encodes MQTTPKIKAAFFSGPANWLPSSPIDYTYGHGRRARLATLCDLHPRIVTAENFTAEQPALQGLEVIFSTWGMPCLSAAQLELLPKLRVVFYAAGSVSHFASHYLERGIQIVSAKEANADSVAEFCLGQILLGTKGYFRNSREYRMPARWDSCFRGPGNYEETVALIGVGAVARKTAAMLQHFKLKLLLVEDYLSDVEARTLGGTKVSLEDAFASAFVVSNHLADFPHTRGAIRARHFRALRPGAVFINTGRGQQVDEADLAVVFAERTDLTALLDVTEAEPLPAESPLYALPNVHLSTHLAGALNNEAPRLADLVIDEFLAYRAGQPLRHSVTMESLSLRA; translated from the coding sequence ATGCAGACCACTCCCAAGATCAAAGCGGCGTTCTTCTCCGGCCCCGCCAACTGGCTCCCGAGCTCGCCGATCGATTACACCTACGGCCACGGCCGACGGGCGCGGCTCGCGACACTCTGCGACCTGCATCCTCGCATCGTCACTGCGGAGAACTTCACCGCGGAACAGCCGGCTCTGCAGGGTCTGGAAGTCATCTTCTCCACCTGGGGCATGCCGTGTCTCAGCGCGGCTCAGCTGGAGCTCCTGCCGAAGTTGCGCGTGGTGTTCTACGCGGCCGGTTCCGTGAGCCACTTCGCGTCCCATTATTTGGAGCGCGGCATCCAAATCGTGAGCGCGAAGGAGGCTAACGCCGATTCAGTCGCGGAGTTCTGTCTCGGGCAAATCCTGCTCGGCACGAAGGGTTATTTCCGCAACTCCCGCGAATATCGCATGCCTGCGCGATGGGATTCCTGCTTCCGCGGCCCGGGCAATTACGAGGAGACCGTGGCGCTGATCGGCGTCGGCGCCGTCGCACGCAAGACGGCCGCGATGCTGCAGCACTTCAAGCTCAAGCTCCTGCTGGTGGAAGATTATCTCTCCGATGTCGAGGCTCGCACACTCGGCGGCACGAAGGTCTCGCTGGAGGACGCGTTTGCGTCCGCCTTCGTGGTTTCAAACCATCTCGCGGATTTTCCCCACACGCGCGGCGCGATCCGGGCGCGACACTTCCGGGCGCTGCGTCCCGGCGCCGTCTTCATCAATACCGGCCGCGGTCAGCAAGTCGACGAGGCCGACCTCGCGGTGGTCTTTGCTGAGCGCACCGATTTGACCGCGCTGCTCGACGTGACCGAGGCCGAGCCGCTGCCGGCCGAGTCGCCGCTGTATGCGCTCCCCAACGTGCATCTTTCCACGCACCTCGCCGGCGCGCTGAACAACGAGGCGCCGCGGCTCGCGGATCTCGTGATCGACGAATTCCTCGCCTACCGCGCCGGCCAGCCGCTCCGCCACAGCGTCACCATGGAAAGCCTGTCTCTGCGCGCCTGA